In Agrobacterium sp. RAC06, a single window of DNA contains:
- a CDS encoding alpha/beta hydrolase gives MDYTGILALISFLTGNAEDGFATLKAGTAGSTQITQIVCPRPLPVDEIEGKTVFCGRVQVPEDHAKTDGKKISLDFAILKSHSLYPEPDPVVYLQGGPGASAMVQIPLLAQTFEPFRKTRDVVFWDQRSAGLSGHSVKCFNALAANAASIAKKQYTTTAIDGSNVNNNTIADCLREIEAAGIDISKYNTTENARDIPTIIKALGYESYNMYGISYGTKLALEAMRVAPEGIRSVIIDGVAPSWVKLYDTFALKVSEPIEHVVEQCKADETCNATFPELDKIIIETLHAAKAGKVIHQGKPVEPKTIFRPFEERNAKYGNLSMTPYLPAFIYELHRGKEMPTVDLLVGRDFIMPMPGDDDVAKASATLPKAQRALIGTLADNAMISARIARSNQNVIEELRDEIDAEKNYGPVAILFDTELEKALIAARGTDATKGASMVADYAALQVITPSKEALGTFVKTHTTGEATARLTALIDSMSEAELAGYFAIIQRDVARSEEGFFGDLYLFNYACQEDLPFNSFEGYQAFTAAQKYPYIGDDADEAARFVFGSCIPFKQVQRDNWQVPVKSDIPTLSIGSLYDSQTPASWAEIATEELSNAQVFMIPEAGHGALIYQSCVADMGVAFINQPGRKLSNDCAESISIEWHIPDWAKAAK, from the coding sequence ATGGACTATACCGGCATACTGGCCTTGATCTCCTTCCTCACCGGCAACGCCGAGGACGGGTTCGCCACGTTGAAAGCGGGTACGGCTGGAAGCACGCAGATCACCCAGATCGTCTGCCCCCGCCCGCTCCCGGTGGACGAGATCGAAGGTAAGACAGTATTTTGCGGCAGGGTCCAGGTTCCGGAGGATCATGCCAAGACGGACGGAAAGAAAATCAGCCTCGACTTCGCGATCCTAAAATCGCATTCGCTCTATCCGGAACCCGATCCGGTCGTCTATCTGCAGGGTGGGCCAGGCGCGAGCGCAATGGTGCAGATCCCGCTTCTGGCCCAGACCTTCGAACCCTTCCGGAAGACCCGCGACGTGGTGTTCTGGGACCAGCGCTCGGCAGGCCTGTCTGGTCATTCGGTGAAGTGCTTCAACGCTCTGGCAGCCAATGCCGCCAGCATCGCCAAGAAGCAGTATACGACCACCGCCATTGACGGATCGAACGTCAACAACAATACGATTGCCGATTGCCTGCGGGAGATCGAGGCCGCCGGCATCGACATCTCCAAGTACAACACAACGGAAAACGCCAGGGACATCCCGACAATCATCAAGGCTCTCGGCTACGAGAGCTACAACATGTATGGCATTTCCTACGGCACGAAGCTGGCTCTGGAAGCCATGCGGGTCGCACCCGAGGGCATCCGCTCGGTCATCATAGACGGTGTGGCGCCTTCCTGGGTAAAGCTCTACGACACCTTCGCGCTCAAGGTCAGCGAGCCAATCGAACACGTGGTCGAACAGTGCAAGGCGGATGAGACCTGCAATGCGACCTTCCCGGAGCTCGACAAGATCATCATCGAGACCCTGCATGCGGCCAAGGCCGGCAAGGTCATCCACCAGGGCAAGCCAGTGGAGCCGAAGACGATCTTCCGCCCTTTCGAGGAGCGCAATGCAAAATACGGCAACCTGTCGATGACGCCCTATCTGCCTGCCTTCATCTACGAATTGCATCGCGGTAAGGAGATGCCGACCGTCGACCTGCTGGTCGGTCGCGACTTCATCATGCCGATGCCGGGCGATGACGACGTTGCCAAGGCTTCCGCGACACTGCCCAAGGCGCAACGCGCCCTGATCGGCACATTGGCCGACAATGCCATGATTTCTGCCAGGATCGCCCGTTCCAACCAGAACGTCATCGAAGAACTGCGCGACGAGATCGATGCGGAAAAGAACTATGGCCCCGTCGCCATCTTGTTCGACACCGAGCTCGAGAAAGCGCTGATTGCCGCGCGCGGAACCGATGCGACAAAAGGTGCCAGCATGGTGGCCGATTACGCCGCACTGCAGGTCATCACTCCATCAAAGGAAGCCCTCGGCACCTTCGTCAAAACCCATACCACGGGCGAAGCCACGGCCCGGTTGACCGCTCTGATTGACAGCATGAGCGAGGCCGAACTCGCCGGCTACTTCGCCATCATCCAGCGGGATGTCGCAAGATCAGAGGAAGGTTTCTTCGGCGACCTCTATCTCTTCAACTACGCCTGCCAGGAGGACCTGCCGTTCAACAGTTTCGAGGGCTACCAAGCCTTCACCGCTGCCCAGAAATACCCCTATATCGGGGATGACGCCGACGAAGCGGCCCGCTTCGTCTTCGGTTCCTGCATTCCCTTCAAGCAGGTTCAGCGCGACAACTGGCAGGTCCCGGTCAAGAGCGACATTCCGACCCTGTCGATCGGCAGCCTCTATGACAGCCAGACGCCGGCGAGCTGGGCCGAGATCGCGACCGAGGAGCTGAGCAATGCTCAGGTCTTCATGATCCCCGAGGCCGGCCATGGCGCCCTAATCTACCAGTCCTGCGTGGCCGACATGGGCGTGGCCTTCATCAACCAACCCGGGCGCAAGCTGTCGAACGATTGCGCGGAAAGCATCAGCATCGAGTGGCACATCCCCGACTGGGCAAAGGCAGCGAAGTGA
- a CDS encoding CPBP family intramembrane glutamic endopeptidase, translating to MARQEQTRDLGDATKGAPPLWLRILQFPLTRILVLAPLLFLLMGISNGFWSVQFADRPLLAIASAALMAALAIAVYVGFVRFVERRPVDELALPAMGRELGLGLFAGAGLYTLCVVILVLLGVYSIDGINPASLMLPSVAMALSSGVFEELLHRGTIFRNVEALAGSWIALVASALIFGLVHLGNPDGNIIGALAITIEAGLLLAALYLVTRRLWLSIGAHIAWNFTQGGIFSGSVSGAFEQPGLFKAVIEGPQLLTGGKFGMEASLVALVICTATGLLVLLMAVKRKNMVPPMWKRT from the coding sequence TTGGCCCGTCAGGAACAGACGAGGGATTTAGGGGATGCAACAAAGGGTGCGCCGCCACTCTGGCTGCGCATCCTGCAGTTTCCGCTGACACGCATCCTTGTGCTCGCCCCACTGCTATTCCTCTTGATGGGCATCAGCAATGGGTTCTGGAGCGTCCAATTTGCCGATCGGCCTCTGCTGGCGATTGCCAGCGCGGCCCTCATGGCGGCGCTGGCCATTGCCGTCTATGTGGGCTTCGTCCGTTTCGTGGAAAGGCGCCCCGTGGACGAACTGGCCCTGCCGGCGATGGGCCGCGAACTGGGCCTCGGCCTGTTCGCTGGCGCCGGCCTATACACACTGTGTGTCGTGATCCTGGTCCTTCTCGGGGTCTACAGCATCGACGGCATCAATCCCGCTTCGCTCATGCTTCCGTCCGTGGCGATGGCATTGAGTTCGGGTGTCTTCGAGGAACTGCTGCACCGGGGCACGATCTTTCGCAATGTCGAAGCGCTTGCGGGAAGCTGGATTGCGCTGGTTGCCTCGGCGCTGATCTTCGGCCTGGTGCATCTTGGTAACCCGGACGGCAACATCATCGGCGCGCTCGCCATCACCATCGAGGCGGGCCTGCTGCTTGCCGCTCTTTATCTGGTCACGCGAAGGCTTTGGTTGAGCATCGGTGCCCACATCGCGTGGAACTTCACCCAGGGCGGCATCTTCTCCGGCTCGGTGTCAGGCGCCTTCGAACAGCCAGGCCTGTTCAAGGCCGTGATCGAAGGGCCGCAGCTTTTGACCGGCGGAAAATTCGGGATGGAAGCGAGCCTTGTCGCGCTCGTCATCTGTACTGCGACGGGCCTTTTGGTCCTACTCATGGCCGTGAAGCGCAAAAACATGGTGCCGCCGATGTGGAAACGGACCTGA
- a CDS encoding CPBP family intramembrane glutamic endopeptidase — protein sequence MNFAHGKARLPLSLIVYVLWAAITIGGGIWLSGGQKQSLIEGLSKGPLWNVIAAFLFLVLVIITAGWRDMKFGAPDPMSSLRIMWFPALYVIAFLSMAGLLGLPPLSLMLLIFLSTAFVGLSEETMFRGVLFEALRTRVKIWPAMIWTSILFGSVHILNALTTGEFLNALLQAFTATLSGFAFIAILVRTGSIWPAIIYHALWDFGTFAISASSEASGAASSGEVDRWAFLLPVLLVLPNFLYGMYLLRHVRNEDV from the coding sequence ATGAATTTTGCACACGGGAAGGCCCGTCTCCCTCTCAGCCTCATCGTCTACGTGCTCTGGGCCGCGATCACCATTGGCGGCGGGATCTGGCTGAGCGGCGGGCAAAAGCAGTCCTTGATTGAAGGCCTTTCCAAGGGACCACTGTGGAACGTTATCGCAGCCTTTCTCTTCCTCGTCCTCGTCATCATCACGGCGGGTTGGCGCGATATGAAATTCGGGGCGCCCGACCCGATGAGCTCGCTTCGGATCATGTGGTTCCCGGCACTTTACGTCATTGCGTTCCTCAGCATGGCAGGCCTCCTCGGCTTGCCACCGTTGAGCTTGATGCTTCTGATTTTTCTCAGCACCGCATTCGTCGGCCTGTCAGAGGAGACAATGTTCCGTGGTGTGCTGTTTGAGGCTCTGCGGACCCGGGTGAAGATCTGGCCCGCGATGATCTGGACATCGATCCTGTTCGGCTCCGTCCACATCCTCAACGCATTGACGACGGGCGAATTCCTGAACGCCTTGCTGCAGGCCTTTACCGCGACCCTGAGCGGCTTCGCCTTCATCGCCATTCTCGTTCGCACCGGCTCGATCTGGCCGGCGATCATCTATCATGCGCTGTGGGACTTCGGCACATTCGCGATCTCTGCCAGCAGCGAGGCAAGCGGTGCCGCGTCGAGCGGCGAAGTCGACAGATGGGCCTTCCTGCTGCCTGTACTGCTCGTCCTGCCAAACTTTCTCTATGGGATGTACCTTCTGCGACACGTTCGGAACGAGGATGTTTGA
- a CDS encoding phosphoethanolamine transferase: protein MHARKEAGLLKTLLKFRPRLRSEWLSILTAVYLLFFMNGTFWGKSFLYLQGQGFALVGLAVGLLAAFVALTVTFSAKYLIKPALILMVITSVASAWFMDRFGVIVDTEMIRNAAETNTAEAGHLMTGAFVLHMGLFGILPSLFIAWVEVVHRPLLKKFIVNLMIIAPSLLVFAGAGLSNSGTFIFSTREHRDWFRTLNPIFPVGSAASFLIGRSREQAIVLQPIGTDARVLDALPANGRRPRVTIIVVGETARAQSFQLGGYERPTNPQLSKRDITYFSDTSSCGTATAVSVPCMFSVYGRRDYSHAKALATEDLMDVLTHAGIKTEWWDNNTGDKHVADRIQKTDFFKSNDPRFCHGGECLDQILVDGLDAWLDKVDGDAVLVLHQLGNHGPAYYLRYPDEFRKFVPDCRSANFDACTPETIRNAYDNALLYTDHILSEVIDKLSTHAKTLDTAMIYMSDHGESLGENGLYLHGAPYMFAPAEQTHVPLVLWTSPDLRQSTGIDKPCLTSKADLPHSHDNLFHSVLGLMQVKTAVYDPALDIFAACRSRVSS, encoded by the coding sequence ATCCATGCACGAAAGGAAGCGGGCTTGTTGAAGACGCTTTTGAAGTTCAGACCGCGCTTGCGCAGCGAATGGCTGAGCATACTCACCGCAGTCTATCTGCTGTTTTTCATGAACGGGACTTTCTGGGGCAAGTCCTTCCTCTACCTCCAGGGGCAAGGCTTCGCGCTTGTTGGGCTGGCGGTCGGTCTTTTGGCCGCCTTTGTCGCGCTGACCGTCACGTTCTCAGCCAAATACCTGATCAAGCCGGCCCTGATCCTCATGGTGATCACCAGCGTGGCGAGTGCGTGGTTCATGGATCGTTTCGGCGTGATCGTCGACACTGAGATGATCCGCAACGCGGCCGAGACCAACACGGCCGAGGCCGGCCACCTGATGACCGGTGCCTTTGTCCTTCATATGGGGCTCTTTGGTATCCTGCCCTCGCTGTTCATCGCCTGGGTCGAGGTCGTGCACCGTCCACTCCTCAAAAAATTCATAGTCAATCTGATGATCATCGCGCCGTCTCTGCTGGTATTTGCTGGTGCTGGCCTCTCGAACAGCGGCACATTCATCTTCAGCACCCGTGAGCACCGTGACTGGTTCCGAACGCTGAACCCGATCTTTCCGGTCGGAAGCGCGGCCAGCTTCCTGATTGGACGATCACGCGAGCAAGCGATTGTTCTCCAGCCGATCGGTACCGATGCCAGGGTTTTGGATGCTCTGCCGGCCAATGGCCGCCGACCACGCGTCACGATCATCGTCGTTGGCGAAACCGCGCGGGCGCAGAGTTTCCAGCTCGGCGGCTACGAGCGCCCGACGAACCCTCAGCTTTCGAAGCGCGACATCACCTATTTCAGCGACACTTCTAGCTGCGGAACGGCGACGGCTGTCTCAGTGCCCTGCATGTTTTCGGTCTATGGTCGACGGGACTACTCGCACGCAAAAGCCTTGGCGACAGAGGACCTGATGGATGTCCTCACCCATGCCGGCATCAAGACCGAATGGTGGGACAACAACACCGGCGACAAACATGTCGCCGATCGAATCCAGAAGACCGATTTCTTCAAATCGAACGATCCGCGTTTCTGCCATGGCGGTGAGTGTCTGGACCAAATCCTGGTCGACGGCCTCGATGCCTGGCTGGACAAGGTGGATGGCGACGCCGTTCTGGTCCTCCACCAGCTCGGCAATCACGGCCCCGCCTATTATCTCCGCTATCCCGACGAGTTCCGCAAATTCGTGCCGGATTGCCGCTCGGCAAACTTTGATGCCTGTACGCCGGAGACCATCAGGAACGCCTATGACAACGCCCTGCTCTACACCGACCATATTCTCTCCGAGGTAATCGACAAGCTGAGCACCCATGCCAAAACGCTGGATACGGCGATGATCTACATGTCTGACCATGGCGAGTCGCTGGGCGAAAACGGTCTCTATCTGCACGGCGCGCCGTATATGTTTGCGCCAGCCGAACAGACCCATGTTCCGCTTGTTCTCTGGACGTCACCCGACCTTCGACAGTCGACCGGCATCGACAAACCGTGCCTCACATCCAAGGCGGATTTGCCCCATTCGCACGACAACCTCTTCCACAGTGTGCTCGGCCTGATGCAGGTGAAGACTGCGGTCTATGACCCGGCCCTCGACATTTTTGCAGCCTGCCGCAGCAGAGTCTCGTCTTGA
- a CDS encoding cytochrome b/b6 domain-containing protein, which translates to MTSTVKVWDRPVRLFHWSLVGSVALCWLTADELQSLHEVAGYAAAGLIGLRLILGIAGTRYARFSQFIRSPKRTLHYAGDMLRHKEARYLGHNPLGAAMVVVLLLMVGGIALTGWMQTTDAYWGIEWVEETHEALAQLLLVAIAVHVVGVIHASLRHHENLALAMFTGRKRAPDGGDIL; encoded by the coding sequence ATGACGTCGACAGTCAAGGTCTGGGATCGTCCGGTCAGGCTCTTTCACTGGAGCCTCGTGGGCAGTGTCGCCTTGTGCTGGTTGACGGCGGACGAGTTGCAAAGCCTGCACGAGGTGGCAGGCTATGCGGCCGCCGGCCTGATTGGCCTGCGGCTCATTCTCGGCATAGCCGGGACGCGCTACGCCCGTTTCAGCCAGTTCATCCGCTCGCCGAAGCGCACGCTGCATTACGCCGGCGACATGCTTCGCCACAAGGAGGCCCGATATCTCGGCCACAACCCGCTCGGGGCCGCCATGGTGGTCGTGTTGCTTCTGATGGTCGGTGGCATCGCGCTCACCGGCTGGATGCAGACGACGGATGCCTATTGGGGCATTGAATGGGTCGAGGAGACACATGAAGCGCTCGCTCAATTGCTGCTGGTGGCCATCGCTGTCCACGTGGTGGGCGTCATTCATGCCAGCCTCCGGCATCATGAAAACCTTGCGCTTGCCATGTTCACCGGGCGCAAACGCGCACCGGACGGCGGCGATATTCTCTGA
- a CDS encoding PepSY domain-containing protein: protein MQKIIIALGLAAAFGGTALASEKCNVAMADWKPREALQTKLEGEGWKVRSIKTEDGCYEAYAINAEGKKVEAYFDPQTLQSVDMKIED from the coding sequence ATGCAGAAGATCATCATCGCTCTCGGCCTCGCAGCTGCCTTTGGCGGCACCGCACTTGCTTCCGAAAAATGCAATGTCGCCATGGCCGACTGGAAGCCGCGCGAGGCGCTGCAAACCAAGCTTGAAGGCGAAGGCTGGAAGGTCCGCTCGATCAAGACCGAAGACGGCTGCTATGAAGCCTATGCCATCAATGCCGAAGGCAAGAAGGTCGAAGCCTATTTTGACCCGCAGACCCTCCAGTCGGTCGACATGAAGATCGAGGACTGA
- a CDS encoding response regulator transcription factor yields the protein MRVLLVEDDEMLGDAVKTYVHRQGHAVDLALSCDEAEASLQAAAYDLVLLDLRLPDGSGLGILKALRARRDEMPVIIMTAHDQVSDRIAGLNAGADDYLVKPVDLGELQARIHAVSRRYGTHKLPDLTIAGIGVYPSERRIAAGDGAEILLSSREWAVLDRLIARKRAIVSKAQIEEALYAFGAEVESNTVEVYVSRLRRKLGKDAIETVRGVGYRISADAS from the coding sequence ATGCGGGTCTTGCTGGTCGAAGACGATGAAATGCTCGGCGATGCGGTGAAGACATACGTGCACCGCCAGGGCCATGCCGTGGACTTGGCGCTCTCGTGTGACGAGGCCGAGGCGAGCCTTCAAGCAGCAGCCTATGATCTCGTGCTCCTCGATCTCAGGCTGCCGGATGGGAGCGGGCTCGGTATTCTGAAGGCTCTGCGGGCCCGCCGCGATGAGATGCCTGTCATCATCATGACGGCCCACGACCAGGTGTCCGATCGCATTGCCGGATTGAATGCCGGGGCCGACGACTATCTTGTCAAACCTGTCGATCTCGGCGAGCTCCAGGCCCGTATTCACGCCGTATCGCGACGCTACGGCACGCACAAGCTGCCCGATCTCACCATCGCAGGCATCGGAGTTTACCCTTCCGAGCGGCGGATTGCGGCTGGGGACGGTGCGGAAATCCTTCTCTCCTCCCGCGAATGGGCCGTGCTCGACAGGCTGATCGCCCGCAAACGCGCCATCGTGTCGAAGGCCCAGATCGAGGAAGCGCTTTACGCCTTTGGGGCGGAGGTCGAGAGCAACACGGTCGAAGTCTATGTCAGCCGCTTGCGCCGAAAGCTGGGCAAGGATGCGATCGAGACCGTGCGCGGTGTCGGCTACAGGATTTCCGCCGATGCGAGTTGA
- a CDS encoding sensor histidine kinase — protein sequence MRVETRSLSGRLVLSLSVLLVLFWTIAVGLSIHVMRAEFDEVFDSALQETTERLAPLVIDDFFRRDIGKGPDQVAALNPGATDEYLTYQVRDASGRVLLHSHNVGAEPYAAPLLPGFWSGDDRRIFTIAAVSDTLFVQVADSLAHRREATLESALTLLLPILLLLPLGMFAIRWVVVRATRPVNELRDAISRRDGNNLEPIALFGLPTEIATIPGSVNTLLGRLKLALQAERELAANSAHELRTPLAGALAQMELLADQLNEPDDRSRSHRVLEALRRLSLMLEKLLQLSRAEAGVGLSSTPVDLLALVKLLVETFQRSHPTAMIELRPEPGLLGLVRAIDPDAFAIAFNNLLENAARYGDAEQPVTIAIFADGRITVTNAVSVPLDPDLNVYRARFRRGHTSKPGAGLGLAIVEKLVAQMSGSMSLRTVVLPEGRTGFECELSLPPPEQ from the coding sequence ATGCGAGTTGAGACCCGAAGCCTTTCCGGACGCCTTGTCCTTTCTCTGTCGGTCCTGCTCGTGCTATTCTGGACGATCGCGGTCGGACTCTCCATTCACGTCATGCGTGCTGAATTCGATGAAGTGTTTGACAGCGCGCTGCAGGAGACCACGGAACGCCTCGCCCCTCTCGTCATCGACGATTTTTTCCGTCGCGACATCGGCAAAGGGCCGGACCAGGTGGCGGCGCTCAATCCTGGCGCAACAGACGAATACCTGACCTATCAGGTGCGCGATGCCTCCGGAAGGGTGCTTCTCCATTCGCACAATGTCGGAGCTGAACCTTATGCCGCACCGCTCTTGCCCGGCTTCTGGAGCGGCGATGACAGACGGATCTTCACCATCGCGGCGGTCAGCGATACGCTCTTCGTCCAGGTGGCGGACTCGCTCGCGCATCGACGCGAGGCGACGCTTGAAAGCGCCTTGACGCTGTTGCTGCCGATCCTCCTTCTGCTTCCGCTCGGCATGTTCGCAATCCGCTGGGTCGTCGTGCGGGCGACAAGGCCGGTCAATGAACTGCGGGACGCGATCAGTAGACGCGATGGCAACAACCTCGAACCCATCGCTTTGTTTGGGCTTCCGACAGAAATCGCGACGATACCGGGCTCGGTCAACACGCTTCTCGGACGCCTAAAGCTCGCGCTACAAGCCGAACGGGAGCTTGCCGCCAACAGCGCCCATGAACTTCGAACGCCACTCGCCGGTGCACTCGCCCAGATGGAGCTGCTGGCAGATCAACTAAACGAGCCGGATGACCGGTCGCGGTCGCATCGCGTGCTGGAAGCGCTCCGCCGCCTGTCGCTGATGCTGGAGAAACTACTGCAGCTCTCCCGCGCGGAGGCAGGCGTCGGATTATCTAGTACTCCGGTTGATTTGCTCGCCCTCGTAAAGCTGCTTGTCGAGACCTTCCAGCGCTCGCATCCAACCGCGATGATCGAGTTGCGGCCGGAACCCGGGTTGCTGGGCCTCGTACGAGCAATCGACCCAGACGCCTTCGCCATTGCCTTCAACAACCTTCTGGAAAACGCAGCTCGTTACGGCGATGCCGAACAGCCCGTCACGATCGCCATCTTCGCGGATGGGCGCATCACGGTGACCAATGCCGTTTCCGTTCCACTCGATCCAGACCTTAATGTTTACCGAGCGCGCTTCAGGCGCGGCCATACGAGTAAGCCTGGAGCCGGTCTCGGTCTTGCGATCGTCGAAAAACTGGTGGCTCAGATGAGCGGCTCGATGAGCTTGAGGACTGTGGTTCTGCCTGAGGGGCGTACGGGCTTCGAATGTGAACTCTCCCTCCCGCCGCCAGAACAATAA
- the phnF gene encoding phosphonate metabolism transcriptional regulator PhnF, producing the protein MLDTPEIPLATFEGLVFGPRSDMPIWQQIRDHILGLIEGGALRPGSQLPGETHLAASLGVTRITLRQALQQLQAEGHLTARKGVGIFVRSPPAIFSVRDGHPFRENIETHSAPITTDTRFVRRELATAELAARLRIAEGAGIIHLRRLRLLGDQPVYVNDKHFPADRFPDFEALYTERQSVTDVFRASGIAAFRRVETRISGGFSSADEAENLRLTPGTPVFHLNARNEDDKGRTIEWTSGCWPLMSVEFVFGAPTK; encoded by the coding sequence ATGCTCGACACGCCCGAAATCCCTCTCGCCACCTTTGAGGGCCTGGTCTTTGGACCACGCAGCGACATGCCGATATGGCAGCAGATCCGCGACCATATCCTTGGCCTGATCGAAGGCGGAGCCTTGAGGCCAGGCAGCCAATTGCCCGGCGAAACGCATTTGGCGGCAAGCCTCGGCGTCACCCGCATCACGCTGCGCCAGGCGCTCCAGCAGTTGCAAGCCGAAGGACACCTGACGGCGCGCAAGGGTGTGGGCATCTTTGTGCGCAGCCCGCCAGCAATCTTCTCTGTCCGCGATGGGCATCCATTCCGTGAGAACATCGAGACCCACAGCGCCCCCATCACCACCGACACACGCTTTGTACGGCGCGAACTGGCGACTGCCGAACTCGCGGCGCGGTTGCGCATTGCCGAGGGAGCGGGCATCATCCACCTACGGCGTCTGCGGCTGCTTGGCGACCAGCCAGTCTACGTGAACGACAAGCACTTTCCCGCCGACCGGTTTCCCGATTTCGAGGCACTCTATACTGAACGCCAATCGGTGACGGATGTCTTCCGCGCCAGTGGCATCGCCGCCTTCCGAAGGGTCGAGACCCGGATTAGCGGCGGCTTCTCGTCGGCGGACGAGGCCGAGAACCTGCGACTGACGCCGGGAACGCCGGTGTTTCACCTGAACGCCCGCAACGAGGACGACAAGGGCCGCACGATTGAGTGGACATCTGGCTGCTGGCCGCTGATGTCCGTTGAATTCGTTTTTGGAGCCCCGACGAAGTAG
- a CDS encoding alpha-D-ribose 1-methylphosphonate 5-triphosphate diphosphatase, producing the protein MNWTIRNGTVLGPDRLEHTDLFIEGGMLSNRANGGPELDASGLLVLPGIVDIHGDGFERQIMPRPGVRFDVGLALRDTDRQLVANGITTAFHGVTVSWEPGLRSLQAAGDFVTALDAARPHLACDTRLHLRWETFALDALPQVSQWLSLDPKPLVAFNDHTTGSVLKGTIARKIGQMAERSGLSRDDYMALLDDVWARRGEVAGAIEQLAAAARDNGNVLLAHDEASPEERRHFRALGAVSSEFPLTLETAAEARAVGEHVILGAPNVVRGGSHNGALDATTAIRDGLCTVLASDYHYPSPLHAAFRLASPDDADFAKVWQLVSANAAAAAGLEDRGRLEEGKRADVILVDAKDMRHPKVVATFVGGRLVYSAHTLIETESTIASAAA; encoded by the coding sequence ATGAACTGGACCATTCGCAACGGCACCGTGCTGGGCCCTGACAGGCTCGAACACACCGACCTCTTCATCGAAGGCGGCATGCTGTCGAACAGGGCCAATGGAGGCCCCGAACTCGACGCTTCAGGCCTGCTTGTCCTGCCGGGCATCGTCGACATCCACGGCGACGGCTTCGAGCGGCAGATCATGCCGCGGCCGGGCGTACGCTTCGACGTCGGTCTCGCGCTGCGCGACACCGACAGGCAGCTGGTGGCCAATGGCATCACCACCGCCTTTCATGGCGTGACGGTGTCCTGGGAGCCCGGCCTCCGTTCGCTGCAGGCTGCCGGCGACTTCGTCACCGCGCTTGACGCCGCCCGGCCGCATCTGGCCTGCGACACACGCCTGCACCTGCGCTGGGAAACCTTCGCACTCGATGCCCTGCCGCAGGTCAGCCAATGGCTGTCGCTCGACCCGAAGCCGCTCGTGGCCTTCAACGACCACACGACGGGATCGGTGCTGAAGGGCACGATCGCCCGCAAGATCGGCCAGATGGCCGAGCGCTCCGGCCTGTCGCGCGACGACTACATGGCACTGCTCGACGACGTCTGGGCGCGGCGCGGCGAAGTGGCAGGCGCTATCGAACAACTGGCGGCAGCGGCACGCGACAACGGCAATGTCCTACTCGCGCATGACGAAGCGTCGCCCGAAGAGCGCCGTCATTTCCGGGCACTGGGTGCCGTGTCGTCGGAGTTTCCGCTGACGCTCGAGACGGCTGCCGAAGCCCGCGCAGTCGGCGAGCATGTCATCCTCGGCGCGCCAAACGTGGTGCGCGGCGGCAGCCACAACGGAGCGCTTGACGCAACGACGGCAATCCGCGACGGGCTCTGCACCGTGCTTGCCTCCGACTACCACTATCCGTCACCACTGCATGCAGCCTTCCGGCTGGCATCCCCTGATGATGCTGACTTCGCCAAGGTCTGGCAGCTCGTGTCAGCCAATGCCGCAGCCGCTGCGGGACTTGAGGATCGGGGGCGCCTCGAGGAGGGAAAACGCGCCGACGTCATCCTCGTCGATGCGAAGGACATGCGCCACCCGAAGGTGGTGGCGACCTTCGTCGGCGGTCGGCTGGTCTACTCGGCACATACGCTGATAGAGACCGAATCCACGATTGCCTCAGCCGCCGCCTGA